The Alphaproteobacteria bacterium 33-17 genomic sequence CCCAAAATTTAACCGTAATGTTATTTCATTAGTAGATAGAGGGTATGTATACGCCATTGCTCACATTCGTGGTGGCGATGAAATGGGTTTTGACTGGTACGAAAGCGCAAAATTTCAAACAAAAAAGAAAACATTTGAAGATTTTGTATCTGCCGCAGAACATATGGCAAGCAATAATTATACAAAGCCTGGTAATATTACCATAATGGGCGGAAGTGCTGGTGGTATGTTAGTAGGCGCTGCTATGAATATGAAGCCTAATTTGTTTAAAAACGTTGTAGCCCACGTACCATTTGTTGATGTAATTAATACGATGATGGACAGCACTCTTCCTCTTACGGTAAACGAATATATGGAATGGGGAGATCCAAATAAAAAAGACATTTTTGAATATATTTTATCATATGCGCCATATAATAATTTAAACTCTGTAAGTTATCCTAACATATATGCAACTACTAGTCTTGGCGATACAAGGGTTGCATACTGGGAGCCAGCAAAATGGATCGCTAAAATTAGAGAAATTAAAACTAATAATCCAGTGATTTTATTTGAAACTAATATGGAAGCAGGGCATGGCGGTGCATCTGGAAGATTTGGGTATTTAAAGGATAAAGCAAAAGAGTATGCATTTATTTTAGGCATTGAATAAAAAATACTTGCCAAGAAAGTAAATAAATTATAATTTGCGCAAACTAAAATTTCACTGTATTATTTAAAAATATTACTAGAAATTGGGGGATTTGGTGCGCTACATTATATGTTTAATAAGTATTCTTTTTTCAGTCAACGCAAACGCCAATTCTCAGGAAATTGTAGAACCTAATGCTGTAAATACATTGTGGATGCTTGTTTCAGCGGCACTAGTTATGATTATGACCCCTGGTGTTGCTTTTTTCTATGCAGGAATGGTGAGTCACAGAAGTGTAATATCAACATTGCTACAAAATTTTATTGCCTTATCAGTTGTAGGCGTTTTGTGGGTAGTGGTGGGCTATAGTCTAAGCTTTGGAGAAGGAAATGCTTTCTTAGGTAGTGCTACAAAATATCTTATGCTCTATGGCGTTCACAATGAAATAATTTTAGATGCAAAAGTTACGCATTTGTCCTTTATAGCTTTCCAAATGATGTTTGCCTGTATAACGCCTGCACTTATGACTGGCGCAATGGCAGAAAGAGTTAACTTTAAAGCCTGGATATTAGTTCTGATGATATGGAGTCTGGTAGTTTATGCGCCAGTTGCTCATTGGGTTTGGGGACCAGGTGGATGGATAGGTGCTCATGGAGCTTTAGATTTTGCGGGCGGTTTAGTTGTTCATACTACAGCAGGAGTAGGTGGTTTGGTGTCTGCATTAGTAGTAGGTAGCAGAGCCGAATCTAACACATATTCTAAAGACGTATCTATGGTAATGCTTGGCGGGACACTATTATGGTTCGGATGGTTCGGCTTTAATGCTGGTTCTGCGATTGTAGTGGGTCAGCTTGCTTCATATTCGTTCATGACTACATTTGTAGCTGCTGCAATTGGTATGATAGTATGGATGCTGGTTGACTGGCTTAGAAATAGTAAATTTAGTGCTATTGGGGGTATGACTGGTGCAATTGTAGGATTGGTTGCAATTACTCCGGCTGCAGGTTATGTATCTATTTCCTCCTCTATATTTATTGGGACAGCAGCAGCAATTGTATGTAATTTATCATCTCATATTATAAAAAATAAAACAAAACTCGATGATACTTTAGATGTATTCGCATGTCATGGAATTGGCGGCATAGTTGGTTCAATTATGACTGGTCTGCTTGCTTCAAAAGTTATAAATCCATCGATTGGTACAGAATGATATTTTATAAGTGGTGAAATAGAACTATTAAAATCTAATATTATTGGAGCGATTATAGTGACATTCTACACTGCAATTGTAACATATTTAATAATCAAACTGGTAAATTTGATTACACCTATAAGAGCTAAGGATGATGCACTGAGTGTAGATTTAGATCAGCACGGTGAATTAAATAGATAAATATTAATAATAAGGAAATAGTATATGGCAACTAATTCAAAAATTTCAGAGATTTTAAGTATTATATATGAGAAGGTTGAGAAATTTGCCAATATTAATGAAAAGATTGCGACCCAAACTACGTTGCTTTCATTAAATGCTAATATTGAAGCTGCAAGATCAGGGGAACATGGAAAGGGATTTGCAGTAGTTGCAGATGAAGTGAAAACCTTAGCAAAAAACTCATCTACTACTGCAAAGGCATTTAGACAAGAAGTAATGGAAGTGCTTGAAAAGGCTAAAGTAATTTCAGGTGATCTTGAAGAACGTAGTGATAGTATGGAGTATTTAAGGCTTTCTGAAATGTGCAAAACCCTTGTGCAGCTTATAGTCAGAAATCTTTATGAAAGAACGGCTGATGTAAGATGGTGGGCGACCGACACCTCACTTGTAGATGCTATTACAAATCCTACAGAACATAATATTAATTTTGCCAGGGACAGGCTTGGTATAATAAATTCATTTTACTCAGTTTATTTAAACTTAGTACTAGTTGATAAAACTGGAAAAGTTGTCGCAACTTCAAATAAAAATCGTTTCCCTGAACTAAAAAACGCTGATTTGTCTCATGTTGAATGGGTAAAGGATGCATTTAATACTAAATCAGGTACAGAATATATAACAGTTGATATATACAATGATAAATATCATGAAAATCAGCTAGTATCAGTATACGCAACTGCCATACGTGAAAATGGTAAATCAAATGGAGAAGTTATTGGAGCGCTGGGTGTATTTTTTGATTGGGAACATCAGTCAAAAATTATAGTTGAAGATGAGCCTTCTCTAAATAGGGATGAATGGCATAAAACAGAAGTAATGTTACTTGATAACAAATACAGAATTATAGCATCTTCTACAAAGAAAAATTTACTTCAAGAATTTAAACTAAATCATGGCAATAATACGTTTGGGCATTACGTAGATAATAATAAAATAATTGCATATGCCAAAACTCTTGGATATCAGGAGTATGATGGTCTGGGATGGTATGCAGTTATTGCTCAAAATATCTAAATTTTAGTTTTATAGCCATTTTCAAATGCCTTATCAAGATTTTCGCTAAACTCTTTGTCTGAACATTTTGTATAATTGTGTAAATCAACGATCCATTTGAAAAATTTAGAAGGCAATAACTTACCTTTCTTTAAAACAAATAAATCACCTTTATCAAGAGTTAAGGTTGGTTTTAAGTCTACAGGCTCATCAGTATCGTATAATACTTTGCCTTTTATAGTATTAGTATTATTAATAAACAAAGATTTTAACCTGGTTTTTGCTAATATATTGTATGCTAATTTAAATGGCGCTCTGATAATATTTCTAGGCTTAAAAATATTAAGCCATTCTAAACTATGTTTTTTAAGTAATAAATTAATAAGAGTACCAGTGCTTAAATAGCTAAAATATAATTTATAATATAGACAAACAATTTTAGGAAACTTATAGCTAACAGTTATTAATGCTAGATTATTCACTGTATCAATAAGAGTTAGCTTTTTAGCAGATGCATTTTGTATAATTTTGAAATTTGAAAGATTCATCTCGTGTGCTTTAATATGCAAATATGTAAGTTTTGCTTGCATTACATATAATAACTGCACTTCATATGAAACATTGCGTTTCCATTCCTTATAAATAAGTAAAGTTCGCGCGCTGTGAAATATAATATCCTGACCAGCTTCACCAAATATATCAATATTATGTAGTACTTCTTCGTGTACAGGAATGTCTCTCGATATAGGGTCTTGAACTGAAGGATAAAAATAGCTATTTATACCTTTACCTAAATGAAAGCTAATAGTTTGCAGGCACACATCTGTACCCCAGCAATCACCGAAACCGTCTATTATTCTAAACCACTTCAAGGTGATGACATAAAAGCAGTCTGGTAAATAGTTAGGCTGACCAATATTATAGTAGTTTAAATACTTGGCATGGGATAATTTAAGCCTGAATATATCATCTGGATAAAAGCCTTTAAACCTTCTAATGACGCTATCCCACCCTTTATTGAACCTTGCTTCATCGGTAAGAAGCATTGCAAAATAAGCGTCCTTATCAATGCTTTTATAGCATAATCTATTATTAATCCATTGGGTATAATAGCCGTATAAACGTGGTGATACGATTTTTTTAATAACAAAGGGATACGCTATTTTGTCGTCTAAAAAGTTATACTGATCCTGTATATCATCATCGATTTTTACAATTAGCTCAACATCCTCGGGTTTGTCGGTATTTACCTTAAAGCTTTCAAGTAAAGCCTTCATCTCACTAGGTCTACGGGTAGGAATGGTAATTGATATTAAGCAGCGATCCATAGTTATAATCCTTAGTTTATAAATTTTGGGGCTATGTTAACCAAAAATTTTTTTATTGCAAGTGGATAGCAATAAATTTAATTACTAACAGCTTTTAAATGTTGTAAGTATTTGCTATTATGAGTACTTGAAGTTTATTGATTTATAGTTTATGAATATTGCAAAATATTATCAAAAAATATATTTAGGTGAAATGTATGAAAAAAATAGGATTTATTGCTGCATTATTATGCGTGCATAATGCAAGTGCTGAGAATGTATCATTAGAAAGAGACTTGAAAAAGCTTTTGCCAAGTGAAAAAATTAGCGTAAGACATGTAAATAGCAATGTAGCACTTCATGGGAATGTAAGTACTCCTGAAGTTGCAAAAAAAGCATTAGAGATTGCTAGTCAGTATGTTGATGGTGATCATGAAGTTATTAATATGCTAAAGCTTGAAAATGGTCAGCAGGTATTATTAAAAGTAAAATTCGGTGAGCTGAGCAGAAAAAGCTATAATAACTTAACGAATACATGTGGTGTAAATTCAGCTAAATTAACTGCCTGTATCAATGACTTATCTCTAAAAGGCGCATTTAAAACGTATAGCGAGCCAAGTTTGGTTGCCGCATCAGGCGAGACTGCATATTTTGCAACAGGTGGGGAAGTTGCGGTTCCTCATTTTGATAGTGAAAACAAAAAAATTGTTTCATATAAGCCATATGGCGTGAAACTTTCATTTACACCAAAAATTGTTGCTCATAACAATATAAGAGTTGCAGTTGACTATGAAATTTCAAATAAAGTTAAATCTGGTTTAAGTTCATTCCCTGAATTTGCTACAAGTCATGCAACAACAACTGTTGAGCTTGCGCCAGGCGAAAGCTTTATGATTGCAGGTTTGCTAAATGATGAGTCACATAAATCAGTTGATAATAAAGGCGCTCTTGGTTTTATATCAGGTTTGTTCCCGTCTTCGTCTTATGAGCAAAAAGAAATTGTAATTTCTATTACGCCATATCTTGTTAACCCAATGACAAACGAAGAAGTAAAATTACCTACAGATGATACTGATGTTGATACTGAGCTTAATAAAATTCTTAAAGGAAAATTAAAAAGCTCAAACTCAACATTTATTGTTGAATAAACATTTTAAGGGGCGGTAAAGCCCCTTTTTTTGGTTATATAACTATGAAATACCAGTTTTACGTATATGTGTCATATTTTGTTTTTATCATTATCCATATTGCTATAGCATATTTTACTGCTAAGAATTACATTAAATATAAACAATTATAATATATGTACGCCCAAAAAAAGAAACGCCTAATATTACTATCTATTATTACAATTATTGGGTTTTTGCTAATATTTATTATAGTGAATGAATTCAATAAAAATGTCGTATTTTTTTATTCACCATCTGATTTAGATTTCAATAACAATAAAATTGTTAGATTAGGAGGGTTGGTAAAACAACATAGTGTTATAACTCACACTCATGGTAATTACGAATTTATAATTGCTGACACAAAGCAAGATATAAAAGTTATATACCAAGGAATACTTCCTGATTTATTTCGTGAGAATCAAGGAGTAGTAGTCACTGGAAAAGTCGTGGATTCACATTTTATAGCTACAGAAGTATTAGCGAAACACGATGAAAACTACATGCCTAAAGAAGTTTATGAAACGATGCGTAAAAATATTAGTAAAGATTAGACCTTATAAAGAACTCTATTGCAAAATTTATAATATCAACTATTGTAGGCATGTTTTAAAAATAAACTTGGTGTAAAAATGAATAATAAAATACTAGCTGTAATTTTTTTCCTTACAAGTATATTTATTGGTGTTTGTAATGATATTATAACTAAATATTTGGGTAGTAACTTAGATAGTTTAGAAGTAGTATTTTTTAGATTTTTATTTGCAACCATAATTCTATTGCCATTTGCATTTAAAAAGAATGTATCACTTTCAACAAGTAATCCTAAAATTCATTTGCTAAGAGGATTTTTACTTTTTGGTGGTATTTGGATATGGAGCCATTCCTTAAGTCATATAAATGTTGCAACAGCTACGGTAATCAATTTTACAATTCCTATTTTTACACTTATACTTGCACGCTTAGTATTAAAAGAAAAAGTATGTAAATGGCGTATTATAGCAACATTCTCAGGTTTTATAGGAGTGGTAATTATTGCTAATAAACCAGGTAATTTTGACAATATAGTATTGTTTGTATTATTTGCGTCTTTTATGTTTGCTGTGCTTGATATTGTAAATAAAAAATATGTAGTTAAAGAGTCATTGATTGCCATGCTTTTATATTCTAATTTAGCTACTCTTTTATTTACTATACCATTCTTGATTGGCGATTTTGTAATGCCTACAGAAAAGCAATTAGTATTATTATTCATATTAGGTGCTGGGGCTAATATGTTATTATATTTCTTACTCAAAGCATTCGCACTGGCAGATGCGTCATATTTAGTACCATTTAGATATACTGAAATATTAATCGCAGGTCTAATGGCATACATATTCTTTGGTGAAAAACTCCACGATAATACTATCATTGGAGCATTGTTTATTATACCAAGTACATTATTTATAAGTTATAGAGCGTCAAAAAATAAAGAGGTTTAAAATGACAGAAATTTTAGAAAAAGTAGATGCAATCGACCTTAAGGTAACAGCACTTCCACATCATGAAGGGCTTGAAATGCCTTTTTATGCAACAGTTAGCTCTGCAGGTATGGACTTGCTTGCAGCTGTAAGCGAAGATATTGTAATTGAGGCTGGCAAAATTGCATTAATTCCAACAGGTATTTGTATTGAGCTTCCTGAGGGTTATGAAGCGCAAGTTAGACCTAGATCAGGCTTAGCATTTAAAGAAATGGTAACAGTACTAAATAGTCCTGGAACAATTGATGCAGATTATCGCGGTGAAATTAAAGTAATACTAATCAATCATAATAATAAAGACTTTGTAGTAAGCAGAGGAATGCGTATAGCACAAATGGTTGTTGCTAAATACGTAAGGGCTGATATAAAGTTAGTAGATTCTTTAAGCGACTCGGATAGAGGAGCTAAAGGTTTTGGATCAACAGGAGTTAAATAAATGACAGTACAAATTGCAAACGCAAAAGATATAGAAATTGGTGCAGCTACAGAAGGTGTAGTTGCTAGTGATCTTAAAACAACACCAAAGCCAGAAATTGAGCAAAGCATTATGAGCTTTCTGCCATTAGTAGTAATTTTTGCTGTAATGTATTTTTTAGTTATCAGACCTCAAAATAAAAAGCAAAAAGAACACCACAAAATGGTAAACGAGCTTAAAAAAGGTGACAAAGTAGTTTTAACAGGTGGTATGATAGGTATCATTGTAAAAGTTGAAGACGAAAAATTCATGCAGGTTGAAATTGCGCAGAACGTTAAAGTAAGGTTCTTAAAAAGTGCGGTTGCTGAAACTATAAATGACGATAAAAAAGCATTACCAAGCGAAGAATAGGAGCTAATCTTGAGATACTGGAAGCTTACATTATTTGCACTATTATATATATTAGTAGGTATCATAATAGTACCATCATTTACTGGTAGTAATTATGGTGCAGTAAATATGCCAAGAATTAATCTTGGACTGGACTTAAGGGGTGGTTCTCAATTACTTTTAGGTATAGAGTTTGAATCATTCTTAAAAGATCAGTATAGCCAGATTTTAAGTGACGTACGTAAAGCCATGCGTACTGATAAAATAGGTTATATGTCTCTTGAATCAAAAGCTTCTGGTATTTCATTCAAAATGAGAAATCATGATGATTTTAGCAAAATAAAATCTACAGTTAGAAAAATAGATAATAGATTATCTTTAGAAAAAAACGGCGAAGATATTGAAATATTCTTTAATGATGCAGCAATTAGCGACCTAAAAAAGAGCGTAGTTGAACAGTCAATTGAAATTGTTAGAAGAAGGGTAGATGAAACAGGCGTAACAGAGCCTATTATACAGCCAAGGGGCTTAAGTAATATTGATTTGCAAGTTCCTGGTCTTTCTTCGCCTGATCAACTTAAGTCGCTACTTGGTAAAACCGCTAAACTTACTTTCCAATTAGTAGATGAAGATTCAAGCAGAGCTTTAGGCGTAACAAAAGTTGTTCCATCTGAATCTGTTTTAGTATCGTCTAAAGAAGGCGGTGATATTGTACTGAAAAGAGAAGTATTACTTACTGGAAATGATTTAGTAGACGCACGAACTGTATTTGATCATGGATCTCCTGCGATTTCTTTTAAATTTAGTAATTATGGAGCAAAGAAGTTTGCCGATATCACAAAGGAAAGCACAGGCAGAAGATTTGCTATTTTATTTGACGGCGAAGTTATTAGTGCGCCAGTTATAAAAGAACCAATCCTTAGCGGTTCTGGTATTATATCTGGTAAGTTTACAACCGACTCTGCAAATGAGCTTGCAATGTTACTTAGAGCAGGTGCATTGCCCGCGGAACTTACAATTTTAGAGGAAAGAACTATAGGTCCTAGCCTTGGTATTGACTCAATTGAATCTGGTAAAGTTTCGGGATATATAGCTTTTGCTTTAGTTGCAGGATTTATGATAGTAGCTTACGGCGTGTTGGGTTTATTTGCAAACATTGCACTAATTGCTAACATGGCGCTTCTTTTTGCAATGCTTTGCATTATGCAGGC encodes the following:
- a CDS encoding cytochrome c biogenesis protein CcmE; this encodes MYAQKKKRLILLSIITIIGFLLIFIIVNEFNKNVVFFYSPSDLDFNNNKIVRLGGLVKQHSVITHTHGNYEFIIADTKQDIKVIYQGILPDLFRENQGVVVTGKVVDSHFIATEVLAKHDENYMPKEVYETMRKNISKD
- a CDS encoding deoxyuridine 5'-triphosphate nucleotidohydrolase; translated protein: MTEILEKVDAIDLKVTALPHHEGLEMPFYATVSSAGMDLLAAVSEDIVIEAGKIALIPTGICIELPEGYEAQVRPRSGLAFKEMVTVLNSPGTIDADYRGEIKVILINHNNKDFVVSRGMRIAQMVVAKYVRADIKLVDSLSDSDRGAKGFGSTGVK
- a CDS encoding preprotein translocase subunit YajC, which codes for MSFLPLVVIFAVMYFLVIRPQNKKQKEHHKMVNELKKGDKVVLTGGMIGIIVKVEDEKFMQVEIAQNVKVRFLKSAVAETINDDKKALPSEE
- a CDS encoding protein-export membrane protein SecD; translation: MLRYWKLTLFALLYILVGIIIVPSFTGSNYGAVNMPRINLGLDLRGGSQLLLGIEFESFLKDQYSQILSDVRKAMRTDKIGYMSLESKASGISFKMRNHDDFSKIKSTVRKIDNRLSLEKNGEDIEIFFNDAAISDLKKSVVEQSIEIVRRRVDETGVTEPIIQPRGLSNIDLQVPGLSSPDQLKSLLGKTAKLTFQLVDEDSSRALGVTKVVPSESVLVSSKEGGDIVLKREVLLTGNDLVDARTVFDHGSPAISFKFSNYGAKKFADITKESTGRRFAILFDGEVISAPVIKEPILSGSGIISGKFTTDSANELAMLLRAGALPAELTILEERTIGPSLGIDSIESGKVSGYIAFALVAGFMIVAYGVLGLFANIALIANMALLFAMLCIMQATLTLPGIAGIVLTIGMAVDANILIFERIREEIKLGYAVNTSIVKGFQNAFNAIFDSNITTLIVALMLFLFGTGPVKGFAVTLSLGIIASMISNIGFAKHLLLFWSEKFHIKSIKV